GCCATGTCTATGGTTCCTCTCACCGCTATCCAGGCGCCCAGGGGGGCAAGGGATATCGCGATACCGAGCAGAAAATGGGACATCCAGGTGAACCGCTTTGAGTATGAATAGAGTATGAGCAAGGATAGGGCGAGCGGAGAGAGTTTCAGGCAGAGGGCGTTGAGGTTATAGGCAGCGATTTCAAGTATGACGAGTGAGATGGCAGTGAAGAAGGCGGCATCTCTTATGCTTATCTTGCCGGAGGGTATCTCTCTTCCCCGTGTCCTCGGATTTTCCTTATCTATCCTGCTGTCGATAATCCTGTTTAGGCCCATGGCTCCGGACCTCGCACCCACCATCGCGATAATGATCCAGAAGACCTTCGGGAGAGGCGGAACTCCCGATGCGGCGAACAAGGCGCCGGTGAAGGCAAAGGGCAGGGCGAAGACAGAGTGAGAGAATTTGATCATCCTGAGATAGAGGGTAATTCTGCCCGGCATTTTTTCCATCGGTCATAATACCACAAACGAGCATAGCCGAACATACGGAAAACATTGCATTTCCTGATCGGGACGATTTAAAATAAAAAGTTATTCAGGCAACCCGGTTGAATTTCAAGGAAAGGGGGATTGTGTGAAAGTAGTCGCATTCAATGGCAGCGCCAGGAAAGATGGCAATACCGCTATTTTATTGAATATCGTTCTGGATGAATTACGAAGC
This genomic stretch from Thermodesulfovibrionales bacterium harbors:
- a CDS encoding UbiA-like polyprenyltransferase codes for the protein MEKMPGRITLYLRMIKFSHSVFALPFAFTGALFAASGVPPLPKVFWIIIAMVGARSGAMGLNRIIDSRIDKENPRTRGREIPSGKISIRDAAFFTAISLVILEIAAYNLNALCLKLSPLALSLLILYSYSKRFTWMSHFLLGIAISLAPLGAWIAVRGTIDMAIFPLTVTVVFWLAGFDVLYALQDTEFDRSKGLYSIPQRFGLKKALFLSRSFHGMAMSFLIYSGLIFGRGVFYWIGIVVVAGLFIYEHSLVKSDDLSKLDVAFFTMNGYISVAVFLATLADYLIPLT